The genomic stretch GGCAAGGAGGTCACCTCGGGGGATTGGATGATGACGTTCTACGTCTACCTTTCGAAGTATCTCACCGAGCCCTTCTACCGCGCTTACTACGGCGAGCAGTACTGGGGGATCTCGACCTACGGGAAGGACTACCTTTGCATCCGCCTCGGCACGCCGAAGCCGCTTGCGGCAGGCTTTGCCGGCTTCATCGTTCCCTTCCAGGAGGACTACTACCGCGAGTTCGGCCCGGACTTCGAACGGCGCTATGCCTGGCGTCCCCGGCCCACCACCGGGGCCTACAAAATCGAGGCAGAGGATATCGTCAAGGGTCGCTCGATCTCGCTGACCCGGGTCCAAGACTGGTGGGCGAAGGACAAGACCTACTTCAAGCACCGCTTCAATCCCGACCGCATCGAGTACCTGCAAGTGCGAGACGAGGGCAAGGTCTTCCAGATGTTCCTGCGCGGGGATATCGACACCTACCTCTATCCGGATCCGACGACTTGGTACGAGAAGAGCGAAGTGCCGAACGTCTTCAACGGCTACATCGAGAAGGCGACCTTCTACAACGAGTATCCCACGGTCTCGCGCGGGCTGTATTTCAATCTCAGCCGGCCGTTGCTCGATAACCTGGACATCCGCATCGGGCTCCAGCACGCGACAAATTGGCAGAAGGTCATCGACCTCGACTTGCGCGGCGATGCCGAGCGTCTGAACGTGATCGAGGGCGGCTATGGCGATCTCTCCCACCAGACGCTGCGCGCGCGGCCCTTCAATGTGGCGCTGGCACGCGAGGCCTTCGGCCGTGCCGGATTTACCGAGCAGGGACCGGACGGCGTGCTGAAGGACGCCCAGGGTCGCCGGCTCTCTTTCACCATCAACTACTCGCGGATTCCTGCGCTGATCCCGATGATGCTGCGTCTCAAGGAGGAGGCGATTCGCGCCGGGGTCGAATACAAGCTGGAAGCGATGGACCCCACCGCGGCATTCCAGAAGACCTCGCGCAAGGAGCATGAGATTGCCTTCACCGGTTGGCAGAACCAGCTCCCGACGCCCGACTACTACCAGGGCTTCCACTCGAAGGATGCCTACGAGCCCGGCACCAAGAAGCCGCGGCCCGCGACCAATAACATCAGCGTCTTCGCCGATCCCGAGGTGGACAAGATCCTCGAGGAAAACCGCAACGCCCGGAGCCTTGATGTCATTCGCGAGACCAGCCACCAGCTTGAGGAGATCTTTCACGAGCGCGCCGTGTGGGTGCCTGCCTACTACCGGCCCTTCTATCGCGTCGGCTACTGGCGCTGGGTGCGCTGGCCGGACAATTTCAACGTCCGCCTCGGCAACGAACCGGAGATGAACCACGTCCACTGGATCGACCCGGGTCTGCGCAAGGAAACGCAGGAGGCCATGACTCAAGGCAAGACCTTCCCGGAGAAGAGCCTGATCTTTGACCAACACCGGAAGAAGATCCAGAACCCGTGACGATGTGAATTGATGTCCGAACCCCTGCTCCAGGTCCGCGATCTGATCACCGCCTTCGATACCGATGCGGGGCTGGTCCGCGCTGTCGATCACGTGTCTTTTGATATTAGCCGCGGCAAGACGCTCGGCATCGTCGGCGAGTCGGGCTGCGGGAAAAGCGTCACGGCCATGTCGCTGGTGCGTCTGCTGCCCCAGCCTGCCGGCAAGATCCTGCAAGGCGAAGTCCTCTTCAAAGGCCGCGACCTCACCAAGCTCAAGCCCGAGGAGATGCGCAAGGTTCGCGGCAACGAGATCGGCGTGATTTTCCAAGAGCCGATGACCGCGCTCAATCCGGTGCAACGCATCGGGAAGCAACTTTCCGAGTGCTTCCTTATCCACAAGAAGGTCAGCAAGAAGGAGGCATGGGACGCAGCGATCGAGATGCTGCGGCTCGTGAAGATCCCCGCGCCGGAGATGAGGGCAGGGGACTATCCGCACCAGCTTTCCGGCGGCATGCGCCAGCGGGTCGTCATCGCGATGGCTCTCGCGCTGAAGCCGGACCTGGTCATTGCCGACGAGCCGACGACCGCGCTCGATGTGACCGTGCAGGCGCAGATCCTCGACCTGATGAAACGCCTCCAGGCGGAGATGGGGATGTCGGTCATTCTCATCACCCATGATCTCGGAGTCATTGCCGAGACCTGCGATGAGGTCGTGGTGATGTACGGTGGTCGTGTTGTTGAGCGCGCGCCGGTGAAGCAACTCTTCGCGCGGCCGCTGCACGCGTATACTCGCGGCCTGCTGGCTTCCATTCCGCGCTTGGAAACCCAGCGCAAGTCGACGCTGCCGGTCATTCCCGGGATGGTCGCCTCGCTGAAGGATTTCGTTCCCGGCTGCCGCTTCTGCCAACGTATGGAACGCCAAGGGTCCACCTTGCGCGAACGCCCGCCTTTCATCGAGGTAACGCCCGGCCATTGGGTGGAGGCCTGCCCGAGTTGCTACGCCTCATCCGACGTATGAAAAATATCAGGACCAGGATGGATGGGATGACCAGGATGGTTGAAAGCCTTCAGCTTCCACGCCGTGGGTTCTTATCCCAGCCATCCTATCCATCCCAGTCCCATTGGATTCCAGTGCCATGACCCCGATCCTTTCCGTCCGCGATCTCAAGGTGCACTTCCCGGTCACGGGGGGGCTTCTCATGCGCCAGATTGGATCGGTCAGAGCGGTCGATGGCGTTTCTTTCGACATCGCTCCGGGTGAGACCCTGGGCTTGGTCGGTGAGTCGGGTTGCGGGAAGTCCACGCTCGGCAAGGCCATCGTCCGCCTCAATGACATCAACCACGGCAGCGTCCACTTCGCTGGACGCGACATCACCCGTCTTAGTCGTGGAACGATGCGGCCGATCCGCAGCGACCTGCAGATGATCTTCCAGGATCCGGTCGAGTCGCTCAATGCCCGCCACAGCGTGCGCGAGATCCTTGAGGAGCCGTTGATCATTCACGGCCACGGTTCCGCGATGGAGCGCCGGAAGCGGGTGGACGAGCTGCTGGAGCGCGTCGGTCTACAAAGCGCCGCTGCCGACCGCTATCCCTTCGAGTTCTCCGGCGGCCAGCGGCAACGCATCGGAATCGCTCGGGCGATCGCGCTTAACCCGAAGCTCATCGTCTGTGATGAGCCGGTCTCGGCCCTCGACGTCTCCGTGCAGTCGCAGGTGCTGAACCTCCTGTTAGATCTGCAGCGTGACCTTGGCCTCTCCTATCTCTTCATCGCCCACGACCTCGCGGTGGTGAAGCATATCTCCGACCGGGTGGCGGTGATGTACCTGGGCAAGATCGTCGAACTGGCCGACGCCGATGCGATTTATCAACGGCCCAAGCACGCCTATACCAAGGCCCTGCTGTCGGCGATTCCCGAGCCGGACCCCACGTTGGTGAAAGACCGCATTCTGCTCGAAGGCGACGTGCCTTCGCCGATCGATCCGCCGAAGGGCAGTGCCTTCGGTCACCGGATGAGCCACCCGCGCTACCAAGAGACCGTTGGAGCGGACCTTTCGCTCCGCGAGATCGAGCCCGGTCACTGGGTTGCCGCGGACCCGTGCTGCCTTGAGGAAGCCGATTGGAGCAGGGTAACCAAAATGGTTGCATAATGGTTTTTGGCGCCCAGCGTGACGGGATGAACCTCACCATCAAGGGGATTCCCGAGCACGTGGGTGCCGCTTTGAAACTTGCAGCGGAGCGCTCGCACAGCAGCTTGAATGGCGAGATCATCCACCGCTTGAGCGCGTCATTGACGGGAGGAAACCGTGACCCTGAGACGCTTCGCATCGCCGAATCGCCTGACGACATGGCGGGTGCGTGGGAGGCCTTGGCCGGTGGGTGGGTGTCCGACTTGAGCGTGGAGTCGGAGATTGCCGCGCTTTATGAAACCCGCTCCGGAGGGCGGGATGTGGACGTTTCCTGGTAAGCGATGTTCCTCCTGGATACCGATACCTGCTTCGAAATCCTGCGTGGCAATGGCCGGGTCATCGCGCAGCGGCGAGGGGTGTATGCGCCCGTGGTGACGACCGAAATCACGGCGTCGGAATTGTTCTACGGAGCTGCGAAGTCGAAGGACCCATCAGCAAACCGCAAGGTGGTGCTGGAGTTTCTCCGCACCCTCCCCGTTCTGCCGATCTCGCTCACCGGAGCGCAGTTTTTCGGCAGCTTCAGGGCTCAGCTTCAGGCCGCCGGAAACCTGATTCCGGATGCCGATCTCTGGATTGCCTCCATCTCACGCGCGGTAAGGGCAAAGATCGTCACCGGGAACACGCGCGATCTCTCGCGTGTCCCCGGCGTCGAGTGTGTGGACTGGATCCACGCTTAGCGGCCTTTCGGCACCAGTCCGGCGCGGAAGACATTCTCGCCCGGGTAGGGGACGCCATCTGGCAGCGGGGTGTCGATGACCTCGATGCCCAGCAGCTTGAAGGCATCGAACAGCACCGCGCCGACGTGAGCGAATGCGACGGCCGCGTGGTGGTGGTAGCTCCCTAACAGCACGTGGCGATAGAAGCGGTGGAAGCCGGGGATGTAGGCGGTGCCGGTGCAGCCGAAGGTCTTCGGGTCGAGGTCGAGGAAGTGCCCCTCACAGATGTAGGCGCGCAGCTTGTCACCGTAGCCGTGGATCTGCACGACGGTGATCGGCGAGGCGGAGATCTGGCCTTCGATGGTGCCGCGGGTGATGTCCGGATCGGTGTCCGGTTCCATCAGACGCTTCATGATGAGCTGATACTTCATCTCCGGGTTCTTGAGCAGCTTGCTGGCGGTGTTGCCGCAGTGGAACATGCCGACCATGTCCTTGAGCGGGTAGTCCTTGAGCGACTCGTGGAGGTTGCCGGGGATCGAGTGGTTGATGTCCAGCACCGTGACCGTGTTGTCGCTGGCGTACTGGGCCATCAACTCGGCGACGAGCGAATAGGCGTCGTTCTCGCAGGCGATCGGGAAGCCCTTGTCAGCCATGCGGCCGTTGATGAAGCAGGGGACGTGCTTGAGCGAAAACTCCTGCTCCGACCAGCACTGGCTGGCCGCGCCGGAGAGTTGAAGCCGCTCGCGGAAGTTTCTAACAGCCTGCTCGTAGTCGGAGAGACGGGCCTTGAAATTCGGGTCTTCCGGGATCGAGGGCATCTCGGCCTTCTGCTCGTCGGCGATGGCCTTCGACTCCTGGATCGTCTTGATCTCGTTCTGCAGGTCGAAGAGGCCAAGCTCCTCGATCTCCACGCCGACCGATTGCAGCGACGCGAGGTTGTAGTTGCAGGTTTCGAAGTCGCGAGGGCGAGGGCCGAAGAGGCCGATGGTGGCGTTCTTCACGCCCTTCACCACCTTGATCATCTTCAAGAAGTGCGCGATCTCGGCTGCGCCCTCTTCGGCGGAAACCACCGGCAACTCCGGGATGTGGACGCGGTCCTGGACGTCGCGCTTGCGGATCGCCATCGCGGCGGAGAGCAGGCCACAGAGGGCGTCGCCACGCTTTTGGATCAGATTGATGGCGCTTTCCTCGGCCGCGGCGATGAGCAGCACGGGACCGGGGAAGGCTTTCACGAAAGCGGCGTCCTCAATCTCCGGCGAGAAGTTGCCGAGGAATAACACGGCGGCATCGCAACCGGCGGCGATGAGTTGCTTGGCGGCATCGGCGGCGTGCTGGCGCGTCTCGATGACGGCGCATTCAGCTTCCGGCAGCGTGAGCTCGATGCCGGCTGATTTGGTAGCGGCGACGAGCCTTTCCGAGCGCTCTGCGGCGAGCGCCCGGGGGAAGCAATTGCGGGACGCGGAAACGAAGCCGAGTTTGATGTCGGGCGAGTATTGGCCAAGCGGTAGGTACATGGTCGAACGTGGGTTAACGGTGATCCCGCGATTTGGTCGTGTAGCGCGGATTCATCATATTTCCGGAGAAGCGGATCGATGAAAGACCGTGGAATTAAACGTGCAAGTCGCGACTGAGTGCGTGGATTTGATCACAGCCGGCTTGGTGGTTTGCGACGCGCATTTGTAGGCAATCCCCACTCTCGCATTCCGCCGTTTCTCCATCGGATGCCGGGGCTTCGGCTAACAGTCGGACTCCGGGCTCGACATCCCTTTTATCAGGGGTTTCGGATCGTCACCATGAAGCTCCTTCCCTCGCTCGCCATCGGGGCGGCATTGTTCTCCGGTGGCCTCACTCCGGTCATTGCCCAAGCGCCGAAGCATACGTTCGAGATCGGCGAGAACGACCTGTTGCTCGATGGCAAGCGGATGCAGGTCCGCTGTGGCGAACTCCATTTCGCCCGGGTGCCGAAAGAGTATTGGCGGCATCGCCTCCAGCTATGCAAGGCGATGGGTCTGAACACGGTCTGCGCCTACCTCTTCTGGAATCTCCACGAGTTTGAGAAGGGGAAGTATGATTGGGAAGGTCAGGCCGATGCCGCCGAGTTCTGCCGGCTCGCGCAGGAAGAGGGCCTGTGGGTGCTGCTGCGTCCCGGTCCCTATGCCTGCGCCGAGTGGGATGGTGGCGGCCTGCCATGGTGGCTCTTGAAGAAGCCCGATATCGCGTTGCGCTCGCAGGATCCCGATTTCATGGCGGCCAGCAAGGCGTGGTTCGCCGAGGTCGGCCGCGTGCTCGGTCCGCTCCAGGTCACGAAGGGCGGCCCGATCCTGATGGCGCAGGTCGAGAACGAGTATGGATTCTACGGAAAGGACGCCGAATACATGGGCCGCATGCGCCAGGCGATGATCGACGCGGGCTTCGATATCCCGCTGTTCGCTTGCAATCCCACCGGCAACCTCGCCAACGGCCGCCGCGACGATCTCTTCAACGTAGTCAATTTCGGCAGCGACCCGGCGACGGGCTTCAAGAAGCTCCGTGAGATCCAGCCGAAGGGTCCGCTGATGTGCGGGGAGTTCTATCCCGGATGGTTCGACACCTGGGGGGCACCGCACCATCTCGGCAAGACCGACCAGTATCTCAAGGACCTCGAATACATGCTGGATGCCGGCGCTTCGTTCAGCATCTACATGGCCCATGGCGGCACCAGCTTCGGCATGTGGGCGGGCGCGGACCGGCCGTTCAAGCCGGACACCAGCAGCTACGATTACGATGCTCCCATCAGCGAGGCGGGATGGATTGGGGACAAGTTCGACCGCACGCGAACGCTCATGGCGAAGCATCTGCTGCCGGGGGAAACGCTCAGCGACCCGCCAGCACCGATGCCGGTCATGGCAGTTCCTTCGTTCACGCTGAGCCAGACGGCCGCCGTCTTCCAGAATCTGCCCACGGCGATCAAGGACACTTCGCCGCGGAACATGGAGTCCTATGACCAGGGTCACGGGTGCACGGTCTATCGCATCACGCTTCCCGCAGGACCGGCAGCGACCTTGCAGATCGGCCAGGTCCACGACTTCGGCTGGGTCTTCCTCGATGGGAAGGAAGTCGGCGTGACCGACCGGCGCTCGCGCCGCTTCAAGGTCAGCCTGCCCGAGCGCAAACAGCCGCAGCAGCTCGACATCCTCGTCGAGGCCATGGGCCACGTGAACTTCGGCACCGAGATCCATGACCGGAAGGGTATCCAAGGTAAGGTGCAGCTCGTCTCCGGCGGCAAGGCCACCGATGTCAGCGGTGAGTGGTCGGTCTTCCCGCTCAAGCTTGATGAACCGCTACTCTCCTCGCTGAAATGGAAGACCGGAGTTGAAAGCGCGCCGGGGCCGAAATTCTGGCGCGGCACCTTCAACCTCACCAAGGCCGCCGATACGTTCCTCGACCTTCGCAGTTGGGGCAAAGGCGTCATCTGGGTCAATGGCCACTGTCTCGCCCGCCATTGGAACATTGGTCCGACCCAAACCGCCTACCTTCCCGGCGCATGGCTGAAGGCGGGAGAAAACGAGGTGGTCATCCTTGATTTGTTAGGTCCTGAGAAGCCGGTGCTCGCCGGGCTGGAGAAGCCGATCCTCGATCAACTCCGGCCTGAATTGGACTTTGCCCGCAAGGGCTCGAAGAAGGGCGAGTTGGTTTTGAAGGGCCACAAGCCCGCGCTCGAAGCTGCCTTTGCTCCCGGTGCGGATGCGCAGGACGTGAAGTTTGCCAAGCCGCTCGAAGGCTCACAGTTCTTGCTCGAAATGCTCAACGCCCACGATGGCAAGCCCTTCGCCGCGATCGCCGAGCTCGATCTGCTCGACCCCTCCGGCCAATCGATTTCCCACGCAAGCTGGACGATTGCGTATGCCGATAGCGAGGAACTCACGGGCGAGGATGGCTCCGCGTCGAATGCGATCAATGGCCAGACCGCCGATTTCTGGCACAGCGAGTGGAAGGATGCGCAGCCGGGCTATCCGCACCACCTCGTGATCGACCTCGGCGACGCGACCAAGATCGGCGGCTTCCGCTACACTCCGCGTGCCGGGAACAATCCTGGGCGGATCAAGGACTACCGCGTATATGTTGGCGGCGGCTTTGTGAAGGAAGGGAAGTAGGAATCGCTGGGAGCGCGGAGCCTCTGGCCCGCAGAAGTACCTGACGAGTCCGCTTCTCTTTCATGATCGCATCGCCATCGCGGGAACCTCATCCTCTGTCTCCACTCGCTCACTGAGTCCCGGTTATACCCCTTGGAAACATTTCACAAGGTGCTTCCCCGCAGCAAGGCTGCTGGCTTGAGGTGGCAGCAGGGCTTCCGCAGTCATGGTCTCCGACTTCTGGGGCGGACTGGGATGAGGATGCGGAGCTGTTAGGTGCTTCTGCGGGCCAGAGGCTCCGCGCTCCCAGCGGGCTGCGCCGTGGGCGCAGTGTGGCCGCCTAGTGTAATTGAACGGTGGACCTGCAGGTGAAGCGGGATGAATCGCGCGGTCCCGGTGGGCAGGACGGTTTGTCTAACGCCATTCAGCTTTCTTCTCCACCCGGCTTCAGCCAGTAGAGGACCGCCATCCGCACGGCGATGCCGTTCTCGACCTGGCGGTTGATCAGGCTGCGCGAGTAATCCATCGCGCCGTCACAGAGTTCCACGCCGCGGTTCACCGGGCCGGGGTGCATGAGCCACAGGCCTTCGCCGTCGATCCGCTTGAGGCGCTCTTCCGTGATGCCATACACGCGGTGATACTCGCGCAGGCTCGGGAAGAACTGCACGTCTTGGCGCTCCATCTGGACGCGCAGCAGGTAGACCACGTCCGGCTTCCACTTCATCGCTTCCTCGTAGTTGGTGAAGCGGGCGATGTTCTCCGGGCCGGACTTCGGCACCAGCGAGCCGGGGCCGAGGTAGGCGACCTGGGCATCGAGCCGCTTGAGGATGGTGCTGGTTGAGCGCGCGACCCGGCTGTGGAGGATGTCGCCAATGACGAGCACCTTCCTGCCCGCGAGGCCTTCCGGATAGACTTCCTGCAGGGTGAAGGCGTCTAACAGAGCTTGGGTGGGATGCGCGTGGGCACCGTCACCGGCATTGATGACGCTGGCCTTGGTCATGCCGGCGATCATCGCGGGCAGGCTGCTGCGACCGTGGCGGACCACGATGTAGTCGGTGCGCATGGCCTGCAGCGTCTCGATCGTCTCGCGGACGGACTCGCCCTTCACCACCGAGGAATGCGGGACGTCGAAGTTGGTGACGTCTGCCGACAGTCGCTTGGCGGCGACCTCGAAGGACGAATGGGTGCGGGTGCTCGGCTCGTAGAAGAGCATCAGGACCGACTTGCCCTTGAGTGCGGGGACCTTCTTCACGGAGCGGGTGAAGAGTTCCTTGAACGGGACTGCCTGGCCGAGGAGGAGATCGATTTCTTCCCGGCTGAGCGATGAGATGTCGAGGAGGTCCTTACGGGCCATTGGGATTGAATTGATGGATGATTCCGAAGACGGCGATGAGAACGGCGAGGATGATGATGAAGCCGCCGTGATGGCGCGAGCGCGGCTTCTTCAGCATGAACCAGCCGGCGAACAGCAGCCCGATGGCGCAACAAGCGACGAGCGCGCCGAAGCCTCCCTTGTCCAGCCATGGCGCGCGCGACAGGTCGATCACCCATTGGTATTGCAGGTCCGGCTCGGGGATCTTCGGAGAAAACGCGGCGAACAGGCCACAAGCGGCACCTGCCAACGGAAAGAGATAGCCGAGCACCACCAGCGGCCACGGGGCGGCGAGCTGCTGGATGTAGGCAATCGCCTTGTCCGGAGGCGCAGCTTGGATGCGGCGCAGTTCCATCAACTCACGATCCTCGTGGCGACGGAGCGGGATGCCATTCTTCGTCTCGACCGGGGCAAGCGGACTTCGTTCCGGATTTCGCTCGGATTTGCGGAGCGAGCGGACGGGCTTGGCGGGGAGAGACGCTCGTTCCGGCCTCTCCGGCGCAGGGGCGACGGACTCGGTCACCTCTGCATCGGTGTCGGGATCCGGCGCGGGGGTCGTGTCTGGAAGGACGATGTTTTCCGCTGCTGCCGGTTCCGCTTCGGGGTCGGTCTCGCCGGAAATACCCAGCGACTCGCGGAGCTTCGCGATTTCCTCGGCGGATTTCCGTCGTTGGGGAAGCATGGGAGCGTCTGTCAGGCGGGTTGCTTGGCGACGATCTCGACCTTGTCCTCGCCATCGGTCGTCTCCAAGGAAACATGCACGTGATCGTGCCGTGAGGTCTCTAACAAAATGCCGGTGTAGTCCGGTTGGATCGGCATTTCGCGGTGGCCGCGATCGATCAGGGTGGCGAGTTCGACCTTCGCCGGGCGACCGTAATCCGACAGCGCATCGAGCGCGGCGCGGATGGTGCGGCCGGTGAAGAGGACGTCATCGACCAGGATGATGTGTGCGCCATCGACGGTGAAGGGGATGTCGCT from Luteolibacter arcticus encodes the following:
- a CDS encoding L-fucose/L-arabinose isomerase family protein is translated as MYLPLGQYSPDIKLGFVSASRNCFPRALAAERSERLVAATKSAGIELTLPEAECAVIETRQHAADAAKQLIAAGCDAAVLFLGNFSPEIEDAAFVKAFPGPVLLIAAAEESAINLIQKRGDALCGLLSAAMAIRKRDVQDRVHIPELPVVSAEEGAAEIAHFLKMIKVVKGVKNATIGLFGPRPRDFETCNYNLASLQSVGVEIEELGLFDLQNEIKTIQESKAIADEQKAEMPSIPEDPNFKARLSDYEQAVRNFRERLQLSGAASQCWSEQEFSLKHVPCFINGRMADKGFPIACENDAYSLVAELMAQYASDNTVTVLDINHSIPGNLHESLKDYPLKDMVGMFHCGNTASKLLKNPEMKYQLIMKRLMEPDTDPDITRGTIEGQISASPITVVQIHGYGDKLRAYICEGHFLDLDPKTFGCTGTAYIPGFHRFYRHVLLGSYHHHAAVAFAHVGAVLFDAFKLLGIEVIDTPLPDGVPYPGENVFRAGLVPKGR
- a CDS encoding ABC transporter ATP-binding protein gives rise to the protein MTPILSVRDLKVHFPVTGGLLMRQIGSVRAVDGVSFDIAPGETLGLVGESGCGKSTLGKAIVRLNDINHGSVHFAGRDITRLSRGTMRPIRSDLQMIFQDPVESLNARHSVREILEEPLIIHGHGSAMERRKRVDELLERVGLQSAAADRYPFEFSGGQRQRIGIARAIALNPKLIVCDEPVSALDVSVQSQVLNLLLDLQRDLGLSYLFIAHDLAVVKHISDRVAVMYLGKIVELADADAIYQRPKHAYTKALLSAIPEPDPTLVKDRILLEGDVPSPIDPPKGSAFGHRMSHPRYQETVGADLSLREIEPGHWVAADPCCLEEADWSRVTKMVA
- a CDS encoding ABC transporter ATP-binding protein, yielding MSEPLLQVRDLITAFDTDAGLVRAVDHVSFDISRGKTLGIVGESGCGKSVTAMSLVRLLPQPAGKILQGEVLFKGRDLTKLKPEEMRKVRGNEIGVIFQEPMTALNPVQRIGKQLSECFLIHKKVSKKEAWDAAIEMLRLVKIPAPEMRAGDYPHQLSGGMRQRVVIAMALALKPDLVIADEPTTALDVTVQAQILDLMKRLQAEMGMSVILITHDLGVIAETCDEVVVMYGGRVVERAPVKQLFARPLHAYTRGLLASIPRLETQRKSTLPVIPGMVASLKDFVPGCRFCQRMERQGSTLRERPPFIEVTPGHWVEACPSCYASSDV
- a CDS encoding type II toxin-antitoxin system VapC family toxin, with amino-acid sequence MFLLDTDTCFEILRGNGRVIAQRRGVYAPVVTTEITASELFYGAAKSKDPSANRKVVLEFLRTLPVLPISLTGAQFFGSFRAQLQAAGNLIPDADLWIASISRAVRAKIVTGNTRDLSRVPGVECVDWIHA
- a CDS encoding aspartate carbamoyltransferase catalytic subunit — encoded protein: MARKDLLDISSLSREEIDLLLGQAVPFKELFTRSVKKVPALKGKSVLMLFYEPSTRTHSSFEVAAKRLSADVTNFDVPHSSVVKGESVRETIETLQAMRTDYIVVRHGRSSLPAMIAGMTKASVINAGDGAHAHPTQALLDAFTLQEVYPEGLAGRKVLVIGDILHSRVARSTSTILKRLDAQVAYLGPGSLVPKSGPENIARFTNYEEAMKWKPDVVYLLRVQMERQDVQFFPSLREYHRVYGITEERLKRIDGEGLWLMHPGPVNRGVELCDGAMDYSRSLINRQVENGIAVRMAVLYWLKPGGEES
- a CDS encoding ABC transporter substrate-binding protein, with protein sequence MKRLFHMMAAAVMLLVVPSCKKGAEFPPYDNTAEREAFYKRYNAELATTLAKHKAELETELAGTTLSEQDRKDKQRDLDDTVRRLQRPAYFEVFTEADLPQLEWTTNLNEPELGSPEAKKGGTFHSYIPGGGFPPNIRTCGREANNSFRSYHFDDIELALTGFHPETGAVIPILADKWSIAGDGQTVYFHIDDDATWSDGKEVTSGDWMMTFYVYLSKYLTEPFYRAYYGEQYWGISTYGKDYLCIRLGTPKPLAAGFAGFIVPFQEDYYREFGPDFERRYAWRPRPTTGAYKIEAEDIVKGRSISLTRVQDWWAKDKTYFKHRFNPDRIEYLQVRDEGKVFQMFLRGDIDTYLYPDPTTWYEKSEVPNVFNGYIEKATFYNEYPTVSRGLYFNLSRPLLDNLDIRIGLQHATNWQKVIDLDLRGDAERLNVIEGGYGDLSHQTLRARPFNVALAREAFGRAGFTEQGPDGVLKDAQGRRLSFTINYSRIPALIPMMLRLKEEAIRAGVEYKLEAMDPTAAFQKTSRKEHEIAFTGWQNQLPTPDYYQGFHSKDAYEPGTKKPRPATNNISVFADPEVDKILEENRNARSLDVIRETSHQLEEIFHERAVWVPAYYRPFYRVGYWRWVRWPDNFNVRLGNEPEMNHVHWIDPGLRKETQEAMTQGKTFPEKSLIFDQHRKKIQNP
- a CDS encoding beta-galactosidase, translated to MKLLPSLAIGAALFSGGLTPVIAQAPKHTFEIGENDLLLDGKRMQVRCGELHFARVPKEYWRHRLQLCKAMGLNTVCAYLFWNLHEFEKGKYDWEGQADAAEFCRLAQEEGLWVLLRPGPYACAEWDGGGLPWWLLKKPDIALRSQDPDFMAASKAWFAEVGRVLGPLQVTKGGPILMAQVENEYGFYGKDAEYMGRMRQAMIDAGFDIPLFACNPTGNLANGRRDDLFNVVNFGSDPATGFKKLREIQPKGPLMCGEFYPGWFDTWGAPHHLGKTDQYLKDLEYMLDAGASFSIYMAHGGTSFGMWAGADRPFKPDTSSYDYDAPISEAGWIGDKFDRTRTLMAKHLLPGETLSDPPAPMPVMAVPSFTLSQTAAVFQNLPTAIKDTSPRNMESYDQGHGCTVYRITLPAGPAATLQIGQVHDFGWVFLDGKEVGVTDRRSRRFKVSLPERKQPQQLDILVEAMGHVNFGTEIHDRKGIQGKVQLVSGGKATDVSGEWSVFPLKLDEPLLSSLKWKTGVESAPGPKFWRGTFNLTKAADTFLDLRSWGKGVIWVNGHCLARHWNIGPTQTAYLPGAWLKAGENEVVILDLLGPEKPVLAGLEKPILDQLRPELDFARKGSKKGELVLKGHKPALEAAFAPGADAQDVKFAKPLEGSQFLLEMLNAHDGKPFAAIAELDLLDPSGQSISHASWTIAYADSEELTGEDGSASNAINGQTADFWHSEWKDAQPGYPHHLVIDLGDATKIGGFRYTPRAGNNPGRIKDYRVYVGGGFVKEGK
- the pyrR gene encoding bifunctional pyr operon transcriptional regulator/uracil phosphoribosyltransferase PyrR, with the translated sequence MNRTLGPDDIEQGIAALATAIRERTAGKPIALVGIRSRGDEVAERVCNQLAEEDRELELGTLDISLYRDDYEHLHENPKLQESDIPFTVDGAHIILVDDVLFTGRTIRAALDALSDYGRPAKVELATLIDRGHREMPIQPDYTGILLETSRHDHVHVSLETTDGEDKVEIVAKQPA